Proteins from a genomic interval of Lysobacter arenosi:
- a CDS encoding 30S ribosomal protein THX: MGKGDRKTAKGKRYNSSYGNARSSSTVTKATGNAAAPVAKKATKTVAKAPAAKKAPAKKTASKE; this comes from the coding sequence ATGGGTAAAGGCGACCGCAAGACCGCCAAAGGCAAGCGCTACAACTCCAGCTACGGCAACGCCCGCAGCAGCTCGACCGTGACCAAGGCCACCGGCAACGCCGCTGCGCCGGTCGCCAAGAAGGCGACCAAGACCGTGGCCAAGGCCCCGGCTGCCAAGAAGGCCCCGGCCAAGAAGACCGCTTCCAAGGAATAA
- the hutI gene encoding imidazolonepropionase: MTASTHPAWDGIVLGVSLATLDSPQGYAEIHDGALAWKGDLLTFVGARKDLPDAPQRLAREVIETKGWITPGLVDCHTHLVFAGDRAREFELRLQGASYEDIARAGGGILSTVAATRAADESELLRQSLPRAHALITDGVTTLEIKSGYGLDFENERKMLRVARRLDQLGIGVRTTYLAAHALPPEYAGRSDDYIDAAIEWLPRLHHDALVDAVDAFCEGIGFSPAQTRKLFEAARSLGLPVKLHADQLSDLGGAALAASFDGLSADHVEHTSLDSVRAMAAHGTVAVLLPGAFHVLRETRLPPLDAFREHGVAMAVATDCNPGTSPLQSLRQAMQLACTHFRLTPEEALRGATVHAARALGLHDRGVLRVGTRADFALWNIHHPAELCYWLGGRLAQAVYAGGHRVI; the protein is encoded by the coding sequence ATGACTGCAAGTACCCACCCGGCCTGGGATGGCATCGTCCTCGGCGTTTCGCTGGCCACGCTGGACTCGCCGCAGGGCTATGCCGAAATCCACGATGGCGCGCTTGCCTGGAAAGGCGACCTGCTGACCTTCGTCGGCGCCCGCAAGGACCTGCCCGACGCCCCCCAGCGCCTTGCCCGCGAAGTGATCGAGACCAAGGGCTGGATCACGCCCGGGCTGGTCGACTGCCACACCCACCTGGTGTTCGCCGGCGATCGCGCCCGCGAGTTCGAGCTGCGCCTGCAGGGCGCCAGCTACGAAGACATCGCCCGCGCCGGTGGCGGCATCCTCTCCACCGTCGCCGCCACCCGCGCCGCCGATGAAAGCGAACTGCTGCGCCAGTCGCTGCCGCGCGCGCATGCGCTGATCACCGACGGCGTGACCACGCTGGAAATCAAGTCCGGTTACGGCCTCGACTTCGAGAACGAACGCAAGATGCTGCGCGTCGCGCGCCGGCTCGACCAGCTCGGCATCGGTGTGCGCACCACTTACCTCGCCGCGCACGCGCTGCCGCCGGAGTACGCCGGGCGCAGCGACGACTACATCGACGCGGCCATCGAATGGCTGCCGCGCCTGCACCACGACGCCCTGGTCGATGCGGTCGATGCGTTCTGCGAAGGCATCGGTTTCAGTCCGGCGCAGACACGCAAGCTGTTCGAGGCGGCGCGTTCGCTCGGGCTGCCGGTCAAGCTGCACGCCGACCAGCTCAGCGACCTGGGCGGTGCCGCGCTGGCTGCCTCGTTCGACGGCCTGTCGGCCGACCACGTCGAGCACACCAGTCTCGACAGCGTGCGCGCGATGGCCGCCCACGGCACCGTCGCGGTGCTGTTGCCCGGCGCATTTCATGTGCTGCGCGAAACCCGGCTGCCACCGCTGGATGCCTTCCGCGAGCACGGCGTTGCCATGGCGGTGGCGACCGACTGCAACCCGGGCACGTCGCCGCTGCAATCGCTGCGACAGGCCATGCAACTGGCGTGCACGCATTTCCGCCTGACCCCGGAAGAAGCACTTCGCGGCGCCACGGTGCATGCGGCGCGCGCGCTCGGGCTGCACGACCGCGGTGTCCTGCGCGTGGGGACGCGCGCCGACTTCGCGCTGTGGAACATCCACCACCCCGCCGAGCTTTGTTACTGGCTCGGCGGCCGCCTGGCGCAGGCGGTCTATGCGGGCGGGCACCGCGTCATCTGA
- a CDS encoding dipeptidase: MRFPFVFGLTLSMAAVPALAATNEAAHRLAQDSIIVDTHIDAPGELMSHWDDLGVATPGKEFDYPRARQGGLAIGFMSIYTSPDQDNAGTAWQSANTQIDAVEAMVGRHPDKFAKLTSPADVARQRQGGKVLLALGMENGAPIGDDLSQLAAFHKRGVRYITLAHSANNRISDSSYALQKKWGGLSPFGEKVVAEMNRLGIMVDVSHLSDDSIRDVLAATDVPVIASHSGMRHFTPGFERNISDELAKAVAAEGGVVQLVFGTGFIDAKAASDLQASFQAEADFDRENAALVAAGKPARSKDDFEKAWKDAHPMPVTHIAAVLDQIDYAVKLIGVDHVGIGSDFDGVSGNLPVELKSVADYPNLVAGLQARGHSDADIRKILGGNLLRVWTAVEKAATAR; this comes from the coding sequence ATGCGTTTTCCGTTCGTCTTCGGCCTGACCCTGTCCATGGCCGCCGTTCCCGCGCTGGCCGCCACGAACGAGGCCGCGCACCGGCTCGCCCAGGATTCGATCATCGTCGATACGCACATCGATGCGCCGGGCGAGCTGATGTCGCACTGGGACGATCTGGGAGTGGCGACGCCGGGCAAGGAGTTCGACTATCCGCGCGCGCGCCAGGGCGGGCTCGCCATCGGCTTCATGTCGATCTACACCTCGCCTGACCAGGACAACGCCGGCACCGCCTGGCAGAGCGCCAACACGCAGATCGATGCGGTCGAGGCGATGGTCGGCCGGCATCCGGACAAGTTCGCCAAGCTGACCTCGCCCGCCGACGTGGCGCGCCAGCGCCAAGGCGGCAAGGTGCTGCTGGCGCTGGGCATGGAGAATGGCGCGCCGATCGGCGACGACCTGTCCCAGCTCGCCGCCTTCCACAAGCGCGGCGTGCGTTACATCACCCTCGCCCACAGCGCCAACAATCGCATCAGCGATTCCTCCTACGCGTTGCAGAAGAAGTGGGGCGGGCTGAGTCCGTTCGGCGAGAAGGTCGTCGCCGAGATGAATCGCCTGGGCATCATGGTCGATGTCTCGCACCTGTCGGACGATTCGATCCGCGACGTGCTCGCCGCCACCGACGTGCCGGTGATCGCCAGTCATTCGGGCATGCGTCATTTCACGCCGGGCTTCGAGCGCAACATCAGCGACGAGCTGGCCAAGGCGGTGGCGGCCGAGGGTGGCGTTGTGCAGCTGGTGTTCGGCACCGGCTTCATCGATGCAAAGGCGGCGTCCGATCTGCAGGCTTCGTTCCAGGCCGAGGCGGACTTCGATCGCGAGAACGCGGCGCTGGTCGCGGCCGGCAAGCCGGCGCGCTCGAAGGACGATTTCGAGAAGGCGTGGAAGGATGCGCATCCGATGCCGGTCACGCACATTGCTGCGGTGCTCGACCAGATCGACTACGCGGTCAAGCTGATCGGCGTCGACCATGTCGGCATCGGTTCGGACTTCGACGGCGTCAGCGGCAACCTGCCGGTCGAGCTGAAGTCGGTCGCCGACTATCCCAACCTGGTCGCCGGCCTGCAGGCACGCGGCCATTCCGATGCGGACATCCGCAAGATCCTCGGCGGCAACCTGCTGCGGGTGTGGACGGCTGTTGAGAAGGCGGCGACGGCACGCTGA